A stretch of Candidatus Dadabacteria bacterium DNA encodes these proteins:
- the polA gene encoding DNA polymerase I, whose protein sequence is MSQHPLYLIDGSSYIFRAYYGVRADLSTSDGFPTNAVYGFATMLLKFLREYEPRYLGMVFDSRGEVFRNEIYPEYKANRDEAPESLQLQFSKIFELVRAFSIPMLAMEGYEADDIIGTIARAQGTSKVVLVTGDKDFCQLVSENVTLVDTMRERVTGVQEVHQKYGIEPGQMIDFFALVGDKVDNIPGVAGVGGKTASALISKYGNLDGVYRNLEELRPSVAKRLREHKDNAYLSRELVTIKTDVEVGTGIEDFRYGGYAAEDLQEIFSELEFEKLLDEIGASRTPGESEAVRYDSYETVFDEMSLGQVIRIVEEAGELSIDLETDSRLPMNAGIVGFSLCTAPGRAFYVPVGHTGIMEAEKQMKPETALSMLKPVLESEGIRKIGQNIKYDMLALKNHGVSLRGIYFDTMLAAHLLDASRGSYKLDELSRTELGHKMISYDDVTGKGKSRKNFAEVDIETAARYSCEDSDVALILSRKFLETLKKEGLWDLYRENVLGLVPVLCDMEFTGVSVDTAILGKMSEEFERDLDSIEGGIYEKTEGKFNINSTKQLSEVLFEKLGLPVKKKTAKGAFSTDSEVLRDLSTIHEVPRLILRHRFLSKLKSTYIDQLPRLINPVTGRIHTSFNPAGTSTGRLSSSDPNLQNIPIKTGDGKRIRKSFVAKDGCVILSADYSQIELRLLAHFSEDPILLEALRDDKDVHVATACEIFNASEDQITSEMRNLAKTINFGIIYGISAFGLSKQLGTTVSVSRNYINRYFDRYSEVKTYMQASVEEARNRGYTETLVGRRRPIPELVSGNRVERGRGEREAINTPIQGSAADIINLAMIRIFRRLEEGEFRSKMILQVHDELLFEVYEAELEKLRTHIKNDMENAWELRVPLRVEMRAAENWAEAH, encoded by the coding sequence ATGTCCCAGCACCCGCTCTATCTGATTGACGGCAGCTCATATATATTCAGAGCGTATTACGGCGTAAGGGCCGATCTTTCCACCTCCGATGGGTTTCCAACCAACGCCGTCTACGGATTTGCAACCATGCTTCTTAAGTTTCTCAGGGAATACGAACCGAGGTACCTGGGGATGGTGTTCGATTCCAGGGGAGAAGTGTTCAGAAACGAAATATACCCTGAGTATAAGGCCAACAGGGACGAGGCTCCGGAAAGCCTCCAGCTCCAGTTCTCTAAGATTTTCGAACTGGTACGGGCATTCTCAATACCCATGCTCGCAATGGAGGGATATGAGGCCGATGACATCATAGGAACCATAGCCAGGGCACAGGGAACATCAAAGGTGGTTCTGGTCACCGGAGACAAGGATTTCTGCCAGCTGGTGTCTGAGAACGTGACTCTGGTTGACACAATGAGGGAACGTGTAACCGGAGTGCAGGAAGTGCACCAGAAGTACGGGATCGAGCCCGGACAGATGATTGATTTCTTCGCTCTTGTGGGAGACAAGGTTGACAACATTCCGGGAGTGGCGGGCGTAGGGGGGAAAACCGCTTCGGCCCTTATATCCAAGTACGGGAATCTTGACGGCGTATATAGAAACCTTGAAGAACTTCGCCCCAGCGTCGCGAAGAGGCTAAGAGAGCACAAAGACAATGCATACCTCAGCCGAGAGCTCGTTACCATAAAAACTGATGTCGAAGTAGGAACCGGAATCGAGGACTTCAGATACGGTGGATACGCGGCCGAAGATCTTCAGGAAATATTCTCAGAGCTTGAATTTGAAAAGCTCCTAGACGAAATCGGTGCATCCCGTACGCCAGGCGAAAGTGAAGCAGTAAGATACGATTCCTACGAAACTGTTTTCGATGAGATGTCCCTCGGCCAGGTCATAAGAATAGTAGAGGAGGCAGGAGAACTCTCAATAGATCTCGAGACGGATTCTAGACTGCCGATGAACGCAGGGATAGTCGGCTTTTCACTGTGCACAGCCCCGGGACGGGCTTTTTACGTTCCCGTAGGACACACGGGAATCATGGAAGCCGAAAAGCAGATGAAACCTGAGACCGCACTTTCTATGCTGAAACCAGTTCTCGAGTCCGAGGGCATAAGGAAAATAGGACAGAATATAAAATACGATATGCTCGCACTTAAAAATCACGGCGTCAGTCTCAGGGGAATTTACTTTGACACGATGCTGGCCGCACACCTGCTCGACGCTTCCCGGGGAAGCTACAAGCTTGACGAACTCTCAAGAACTGAGCTTGGCCACAAGATGATTTCCTACGATGACGTTACAGGAAAAGGGAAATCAAGGAAGAACTTCGCCGAAGTTGATATCGAGACGGCAGCAAGGTACTCGTGCGAAGATTCGGACGTGGCGCTTATTCTTTCAAGAAAATTTCTTGAGACTCTGAAAAAAGAGGGGCTCTGGGACCTTTACAGGGAAAATGTTCTGGGCCTTGTTCCGGTTCTTTGCGACATGGAGTTCACGGGAGTGAGCGTCGACACCGCTATTCTCGGGAAAATGTCTGAGGAGTTCGAGAGGGATCTCGATTCCATCGAGGGCGGAATATATGAAAAAACCGAAGGAAAGTTCAACATAAACTCGACAAAGCAGCTCTCCGAAGTGCTCTTCGAGAAGCTAGGACTTCCCGTTAAGAAAAAAACCGCGAAAGGCGCCTTTTCCACCGATTCCGAAGTTCTAAGGGATCTGTCGACAATCCACGAGGTGCCGCGTCTCATACTCAGACACAGGTTTCTCTCCAAGCTGAAATCTACCTACATCGACCAACTTCCGAGACTCATAAATCCGGTCACCGGAAGGATTCACACCTCTTTTAACCCTGCCGGCACCTCAACCGGCAGACTGAGTTCCAGCGATCCCAACCTTCAGAACATCCCGATAAAAACCGGGGACGGAAAAAGAATACGAAAATCGTTCGTGGCAAAAGACGGCTGCGTTATACTGTCGGCTGACTATTCCCAGATAGAGCTTCGTCTGCTCGCCCATTTCTCTGAGGACCCGATCCTGCTTGAAGCTCTCCGAGACGATAAGGATGTGCACGTCGCAACGGCCTGCGAAATCTTTAACGCAAGCGAAGACCAGATCACCTCCGAGATGCGAAACCTCGCTAAGACCATAAACTTCGGGATAATATATGGCATAAGCGCTTTCGGGCTCTCAAAGCAACTCGGTACCACGGTCTCGGTATCAAGAAATTACATAAACAGATATTTTGACAGATATTCTGAAGTGAAAACCTATATGCAGGCATCAGTTGAAGAAGCCAGGAACAGGGGCTACACAGAGACGCTTGTTGGGAGAAGAAGGCCGATACCGGAGCTTGTTTCGGGAAACAGGGTAGAGAGGGGAAGAGGAGAGCGTGAGGCTATAAATACTCCGATACAGGGATCCGCAGCGGATATAATAAATTTGGCCATGATCCGCATATTCAGAAGACTTGAAGAGGGAGAATTTCGCTCGAAAATGATCCTCCAAGTTCACGACGAGCTTCTCTTTGAGGTTTACGAAGCAGAGCTTGAAAAACTACGAACTCATATAAAAAACGACATGGAAAACGCCTGGGAACTCAGAGTACCGCTTAGAGTGGAAATGCGCGCCGCAGAGAACTGGGCCGAGGCTCACTAA
- the dacB gene encoding D-alanyl-D-alanine carboxypeptidase/D-alanyl-D-alanine-endopeptidase: MDSRIKTLILHTLVLLFVFLSAAPSHAEVNEKKILSFISKNSSSRKKIGVMVRSADTGKTVFRYNSKEEFIPASNNKILSSIAALSLLGKGFRFKTEFYLGGGIHSGVGHGGLYVKGFGDPTIDIEKLREIAERIKALGIKGIEGGIYLDGSYFDDIHYGEGWDPEWRGKNFCPPVTAISFNYNSAKIKISASRVQGVPATVRTEPAEFPFPIKNRVSTKLRRSGVRAQYNERNELRLSGYVSSRKKAETLEISVPDPFFYFGATLKQVLKKEGIEVSGPIERRRVPRWTGKIFTHYSEPLGTIIHEYNKESVNIIGESIVKVIGAKHLNTQGSWKSGTHVIENHLRRIGLNGNFSVADGSGLSRLNRVSPEDITEALHVAYGDPDISEEFVASLPIAGVDGTLKKRFRALKGRIYAKTGYLEGARSLSGYAFAKNGRVYVFSIISNGMGTRVKKLQNLLLRELVY; this comes from the coding sequence ATGGATTCCAGAATAAAGACCCTGATTCTGCACACGCTCGTTTTACTCTTTGTGTTTCTGTCGGCGGCACCTTCTCACGCTGAAGTAAACGAGAAAAAAATACTCTCCTTTATTTCGAAAAATTCCTCGTCGCGAAAGAAAATCGGGGTCATGGTCCGTTCCGCCGATACCGGCAAGACGGTTTTTCGCTATAACAGCAAAGAGGAATTCATTCCCGCCTCCAATAACAAAATACTTTCCTCCATAGCGGCGCTTTCCCTGCTCGGAAAGGGTTTTCGGTTCAAAACGGAGTTTTATCTGGGTGGAGGAATACACTCGGGAGTCGGCCACGGCGGTCTTTACGTAAAAGGGTTCGGAGACCCCACTATAGACATCGAGAAGCTCAGAGAGATTGCAGAGCGGATTAAGGCTCTCGGGATAAAAGGAATCGAGGGCGGGATTTACCTAGACGGTTCGTATTTTGACGACATCCATTACGGAGAAGGCTGGGATCCTGAATGGCGCGGCAAAAACTTCTGCCCTCCCGTAACGGCGATTTCGTTTAATTACAACTCGGCCAAGATAAAAATTTCCGCGTCCAGGGTGCAGGGAGTTCCCGCAACGGTGAGAACGGAACCCGCCGAGTTTCCCTTCCCGATCAAAAACAGGGTTTCCACCAAGCTGAGAAGATCGGGTGTGAGAGCACAGTACAACGAACGAAACGAACTCAGGCTCTCCGGATACGTCTCCTCCCGAAAAAAAGCCGAGACCCTAGAGATTTCGGTGCCAGACCCGTTTTTTTACTTCGGGGCTACACTCAAGCAAGTTCTCAAGAAGGAAGGAATTGAAGTAAGCGGACCCATAGAGCGCAGGAGAGTGCCTCGGTGGACCGGCAAAATATTCACCCATTACTCAGAACCTCTGGGCACCATTATCCATGAGTACAACAAAGAAAGCGTCAATATAATCGGAGAAAGCATAGTCAAAGTGATCGGGGCCAAGCATCTCAACACCCAGGGATCATGGAAATCCGGCACGCACGTAATTGAAAATCATCTGAGGAGAATTGGTCTTAACGGAAACTTCTCCGTGGCCGACGGTTCCGGTCTTTCGAGGCTAAACAGGGTGTCCCCCGAGGATATAACCGAGGCGCTCCATGTGGCCTACGGCGATCCGGACATTTCAGAGGAGTTCGTTGCGTCCCTTCCGATCGCCGGAGTTGACGGAACTCTCAAAAAAAGATTTCGCGCCCTCAAGGGCAGAATCTATGCGAAAACCGGATATCTTGAAGGAGCCAGATCTCTATCCGGCTACGCATTCGCAAAAAACGGGCGGGTTTATGTTTTTTCCATCATATCAAACGGCATGGGAACAAGGGTAAAGAAACTTCAGAATCTGCTTCTTAGGGAACTTGTCTACTGA
- the rsmA gene encoding 16S rRNA (adenine(1518)-N(6)/adenine(1519)-N(6))-dimethyltransferase RsmA, which translates to MLGRKQEEAFHQAKRLGQNFLNDPNILRKICVTANLHKEDHVIEIGPGKGSLTEHLAHGAGRITAIEKDKRLKTFLDERFGESANVRFVYEDVLKIGFSRFSDGKKTKLVSNLPYNISTQVLIKLFDERELFSKIVVMLQKEVAQRISSAKGRKSYGSLSILLQSCFSVEIAFKVSRRVFYPVPEVDSAVVVLDPLKEPVFSVSSEKTFRTVTRCAFSSRRKTIRNSLSNFFERETVEQALSDSSIDQRRRAESLSVEEFARLADSFHAINQ; encoded by the coding sequence TTGCTTGGAAGAAAACAAGAAGAGGCATTTCATCAGGCTAAGAGGCTTGGACAGAATTTTCTGAACGATCCCAACATACTCCGCAAGATCTGCGTCACCGCAAATCTCCACAAAGAAGATCATGTGATTGAAATCGGACCCGGCAAGGGGAGCCTCACGGAGCATCTCGCACACGGTGCCGGCAGAATCACGGCAATTGAGAAAGACAAGAGGCTGAAGACCTTTCTTGACGAGAGATTCGGGGAATCTGCAAACGTCAGATTTGTTTACGAAGATGTCCTTAAAATCGGGTTCAGTCGTTTTTCCGACGGAAAAAAGACGAAACTTGTATCTAATCTTCCCTATAACATATCCACTCAGGTTCTAATTAAGCTTTTTGATGAAAGAGAACTCTTCTCAAAGATAGTAGTGATGCTGCAAAAGGAAGTGGCGCAGAGGATATCCTCTGCAAAGGGACGGAAGAGCTACGGTTCCCTCTCGATACTTCTCCAGAGCTGTTTCAGCGTAGAGATTGCCTTCAAAGTTTCCCGGCGCGTGTTCTATCCGGTTCCCGAGGTGGATTCGGCGGTGGTGGTGCTCGATCCGCTTAAGGAGCCTGTGTTTTCTGTATCGAGCGAGAAGACCTTCAGGACCGTTACCAGATGTGCGTTTTCCTCGCGGAGAAAGACCATAAGGAATTCTCTCAGCAACTTCTTTGAGAGGGAAACCGTTGAACAGGCACTTTCAGACTCGAGTATCGATCAGCGAAGAAGGGCGGAATCCCTTTCGGTTGAGGAATTCGCGAGATTGGCCGACAGCTTCCACGCGATAAATCAGTAG
- a CDS encoding ATP-binding protein → MRDYELKVDLNALEHLGLNLYSNVPAVLSELIANAWDADAVEVYLDITLIEDEKIISVRDDGCGMNKQDLRKKFLTVGYKRRKDMQDDLTPKKRRRVMGRKGIGKLSVFSIADNVQIYTKKDDQTLGLELVVEDIRNDITKGNRHYPKPISDIPSEYEILTETGTIIVLSKLKKRIQSSIDDNLRKRISRRFSILSDNFNVFIAGRQVTIGDRDYFHKLEYVLVYGDYEKTHFKHLPDERIKERGSTINSEQGYDVKGWIGLVMESGSLQDGDDNLNKLAVLTRGKVALENILDIFREGGLHTKYLIGELEADFLDLTEREDIATSSRQDFIRNEERFSSLSEFVKEELKFLRVDRARYKEEEGEEKAKEIPAINEWLQGLKSDARSAARKLFGRINAIATDGQHRRTLLKHGILAFEHLHHKEKLSQLDQLDIENLEIAVQLFSELDDIEASWYYEITKGRLDVIRKLKEHTDKNALEKVIQKHIYSHLWLLDPSWDRATETPSMEENVRIAFDKISEEAKEEEKEGRIDIRYKKSSGKHIIIELKRARISTETSSLLGQVDKYRRAIKKQAEDAGEDGPIETICLVGTKLKDWDSEKGKEESEKTLEAKNIRVITYQQLINDAEISYQNYIEKSKEKGRISRLLEAIDEPELDS, encoded by the coding sequence ATGCGAGATTATGAACTGAAGGTTGATTTAAATGCGTTAGAGCATCTGGGGCTCAATTTGTACAGCAATGTTCCCGCCGTTTTATCGGAACTAATAGCTAATGCTTGGGATGCCGATGCGGTAGAAGTGTATCTTGATATTACCTTGATAGAGGATGAGAAAATAATCAGTGTCAGGGATGACGGTTGCGGGATGAACAAACAGGACCTAAGAAAAAAGTTCCTGACGGTTGGTTATAAACGCAGAAAAGATATGCAGGATGACCTTACCCCCAAAAAACGTCGCAGGGTTATGGGGAGAAAAGGTATAGGCAAACTGTCTGTTTTCTCCATTGCTGACAATGTCCAAATCTACACAAAAAAAGATGATCAAACTTTAGGTCTAGAACTTGTTGTTGAAGATATTCGCAATGATATAACAAAGGGCAACCGTCATTATCCGAAACCTATATCTGATATTCCTTCTGAGTACGAGATATTAACAGAAACGGGGACAATTATTGTTTTATCAAAACTAAAAAAGCGGATTCAATCGTCAATTGATGATAACTTGCGAAAACGAATTTCCCGACGTTTCAGCATATTATCAGACAATTTCAACGTATTTATAGCAGGTAGGCAGGTAACCATTGGTGACAGGGACTATTTCCATAAACTTGAGTATGTATTAGTTTATGGCGACTACGAGAAGACGCATTTTAAGCATCTTCCTGATGAGCGGATAAAAGAGCGTGGAAGCACGATAAATAGTGAGCAGGGTTATGATGTAAAAGGATGGATAGGTCTTGTCATGGAATCCGGATCCCTGCAAGATGGAGATGACAATCTTAACAAACTGGCTGTTCTGACACGAGGTAAAGTCGCTTTGGAAAACATCCTTGATATCTTCAGGGAAGGTGGTTTACATACCAAATATTTGATAGGTGAACTAGAAGCGGACTTTTTGGATTTAACGGAAAGAGAAGATATAGCAACTTCTAGCAGACAGGATTTTATACGAAATGAAGAAAGATTTTCTAGCTTATCAGAGTTTGTAAAAGAAGAATTGAAATTTTTAAGAGTGGATCGTGCTCGTTATAAAGAAGAGGAGGGTGAAGAAAAGGCAAAGGAGATTCCTGCAATTAATGAATGGTTACAAGGATTAAAAAGTGACGCACGCAGTGCCGCAAGAAAGTTGTTCGGCAGGATCAATGCTATTGCAACAGATGGGCAGCACAGAAGGACACTTCTAAAGCATGGTATTCTGGCTTTTGAACATCTTCATCATAAAGAAAAACTTAGTCAATTGGATCAACTTGATATTGAGAACCTTGAGATTGCGGTACAGTTGTTTTCGGAACTAGATGACATTGAAGCATCTTGGTACTATGAAATTACTAAGGGCAGATTGGATGTTATCCGTAAACTCAAGGAACATACCGATAAAAATGCTTTAGAGAAAGTTATCCAAAAACACATTTATTCACATCTATGGTTGCTTGATCCTTCGTGGGATAGGGCAACAGAAACTCCAAGCATGGAAGAAAACGTAAGAATTGCTTTTGATAAGATATCTGAAGAGGCAAAAGAAGAAGAAAAGGAGGGTCGGATTGATATTCGATACAAGAAGTCCTCTGGAAAGCATATTATTATTGAGCTCAAAAGGGCTCGTATATCAACGGAGACAAGTTCTTTGCTAGGGCAAGTAGACAAATACAGAAGAGCCATTAAAAAACAGGCTGAAGATGCGGGGGAAGATGGTCCCATTGAAACTATTTGCTTGGTGGGAACTAAATTGAAAGATTGGGACAGTGAAAAAGGTAAAGAGGAATCCGAAAAGACGCTTGAAGCTAAAAATATCCGTGTGATTACCTATCAGCAGCTAATCAACGATGCGGAGATCAGTTACCAAAACTATATCGAAAAATCTAAAGAGAAAGGTCGTATTAGCAGGTTGCTAGAAGCAATAGATGAACCAGAATTAGATTCTTAA
- a CDS encoding DNA cytosine methyltransferase gives MSQPVVNNTPTVMSTISAKAFDVFCSIGGLSYGLQKSGITVVAGLDIDATCRYAYEENCQAEFVHSDIRSVSYADISSYFDGAKYRILVGCAPCQPFSTHTSKHRKNNEDFRWNLINEFLRLVTEGMPEVVSMENVPALKSKEVYRKFKSTLRRHGYRIADGIIPCAHFGVPQSRRRLVLLASLLEDICLPGKRVEDPITVRRAIGHLENLAHGEASPTDPMHVCRSLSPINFRRIQASVPGGSWRDWPRELLPACYRKSSGGTYLNVYGRMSWDKPAPTLTTQFHGYGTGRFGHPEQDRALSLREGAILQTFPEDYKFCPLGEKPTFSVIGKHIGNAVPPLLATAIGSSIINHLESVDARL, from the coding sequence TTGAGCCAGCCAGTTGTTAACAATACACCAACTGTGATGTCTACCATCTCTGCTAAGGCATTTGATGTATTCTGCAGCATAGGTGGATTATCCTACGGACTGCAGAAGTCTGGAATCACAGTAGTAGCAGGATTGGACATTGATGCAACCTGTCGCTATGCCTATGAGGAAAATTGTCAGGCAGAATTTGTTCATTCGGATATCAGGAGCGTTAGTTACGCAGATATTTCTTCTTATTTTGACGGGGCGAAATATAGAATTCTGGTTGGGTGTGCACCTTGTCAACCCTTTTCTACACACACGAGTAAACATAGAAAGAACAATGAGGATTTCCGATGGAACCTAATTAATGAATTTTTGAGATTAGTAACCGAGGGAATGCCCGAAGTTGTTTCCATGGAAAATGTACCGGCACTCAAAAGCAAGGAGGTTTATCGTAAATTCAAAAGTACCCTGCGAAGGCATGGTTACCGGATTGCTGATGGAATCATTCCCTGCGCACACTTCGGCGTGCCCCAAAGTCGACGTCGTTTGGTCTTGCTTGCTTCTTTGTTAGAAGACATCTGTCTACCAGGAAAAAGGGTTGAAGATCCCATTACAGTGAGAAGAGCTATAGGGCACTTGGAAAATCTGGCCCATGGGGAAGCGAGCCCAACAGACCCAATGCATGTCTGCAGGTCTTTATCTCCTATCAATTTTAGAAGAATCCAAGCTTCGGTACCGGGAGGAAGCTGGAGAGATTGGCCAAGAGAGTTGCTTCCTGCCTGTTACAGGAAAAGTAGTGGCGGAACCTACCTCAATGTTTATGGGCGAATGAGTTGGGATAAACCTGCGCCGACGCTTACTACTCAGTTCCATGGTTATGGGACAGGGCGTTTTGGTCATCCTGAGCAAGACCGTGCTTTGAGTCTCAGAGAAGGGGCTATACTGCAAACTTTTCCAGAAGACTATAAGTTCTGTCCTCTCGGCGAAAAACCCACATTTTCTGTTATCGGAAAGCACATAGGTAATGCTGTACCACCCCTTTTAGCCACCGCTATCGGTAGTTCCATAATAAATCATCTGGAGAGTGTTGATGCGAGATTATGA